The Sulfurospirillum deleyianum DSM 6946 nucleotide sequence AGCCTTAGATACCAAAAATTTTAAAGAGGCTTTTACCATTTTGGTTTCCATGCATAAACACGGCTTTGGACTAATCTCCTCTAACCAACGCTTTGGACTCAACCATGATGAGGCAATCGCCATTGCTCGAAGTATGGAAGGCATTTTTGTGGATGAAAAAGGGTTGGTTCTCTACCCTTTAGAGATGCAACATGAGTTAGAAAAAGTGATTAAAGCCATCTACACTAAAAATCGCTATGCCCTACTCTCCGCCACATCACTCTCCTTAAAACTCAAATGGGCGAGTGCTCTTCTTATAGAGAGTGTCCTTCAAAAACTCTGCAATGAGGGAACGCTTGATTTGGTGAACGGTGTCTATAAAAACGCCCAAATTCAGATTGACAATATCGAAACACTCATCGAAGATACGGTTTATGACATTTTGAGCAAAGCAGGGTTTACACCCGATGCGCCATACAATATCTATGATGATTTGGACATTGACCGTAAAATGGGTGATGATGCCCTTAAGAGCCTCACACGGGCTAAAAAAGTCATCCGTTTAGAACATAACCTCTTTGTCACCAGTACAGCGCTCAGTGAGATGGTACAAAAGATGAGAGACATTATGCGCAAAAACGAGGGCATTGATATTAAGATTTTGAAAGAGCAGTGTGATATGAGCCGAAAATATTTGGTAGCGTACCTTGATTATCTCGATAATTTTGATGATATCAAAAAAGAGGGAACCAAACGCGTATTTCTTTAAAAGAGGCAAAGGCTCTGCCTCTTTTAAAACTCTCTTTTACCCTAGGTTAACGTATTAAAATAAAACACGTTGCCATTAAAGCAATCACTTCAGGGGCGTATTTGGCATAACTAAACCATAGACGCATAGACTATCCTTCATTTTTTTAACCGTTAAGCATTCTGCGTTCCTTTTCATGATATTGGCGGTCTATTTCATTATTTACTTAAAAAAATCTTTATATGTAAAAAGTACTTTTTTCTTTTATTTATACTTCTTTGAACTATAAACTAGCCATTTTTAGGGATTTATCGCCTATTGTTTTCTAAAGAATTATCCCATTTTTATAAAAAGTAACATCAAAAATTCAAAAATACATTTTTGCTCATATCTCACATTAAATATCACAGCTAGTTGTTAAAATTAAGCTGGAAGTAAAAAATAAACTTTTAATCAAGAGGAGATTTACCATGAGTCAAGAGACGATGTCCAGACGTGACGCTCTAAAATTTGGTGTTCTAGGTGCGGGAGCTGCGATGCTTACTGCGAGTCAAGCAATGGCGGCGGCACCTATGGAGAAAGATGTTAAGTTTGATGAGGAGTACGATGTTATTGTGATCGGCTCTGGTTTTGCTGGACTTGCCGCTGCAGCTAAAGCGGCTGAGCGAGGCTTAAAAGTGCTTATTTTAGAAAAAATGGGACGTGTGGGAGGAAACTCTGTTATTAACGGTGGTGCGTTTGCCGTGCCAATGAACCCAGATCAAGCAGCCTTTGGCATTAAAGACTCTAAAGAGCTTTTCATTAACGATGCACTGAAAGCAGGTTTGGGTATCAACCACGTAGAGATGTTAGAGACTATTTTTGCTCGTGCCTTAGAGACGTTTGATTTTACGGTTAAATGTGGTGCGAAATATCAAACAGGCAAAAAACCAACATGGTTTGGTGGTCATTCTGTGAACAGAACGATTGTGACTGAAAACATGAGTGGTTCAGCCATTATTCAGCCGATGGCAGCTTTTGTTGAGAAATTACCTGGTTGTAAACTTCTTACTCGTGCAAAATTTGATGATTTTGTTATGAGCAATGATGGTACGTCTGTTTTAGGCGTCACAGCACGTATTAACTACCGTTTTGATAAAAAACTTATCAGCGACGATATGGAAAACACTTCAGGTGAGAAAAAAGTTTTCCGTGCGAAAAAAGGTGTCATTTTAGCCAGTGGTGGTTTTTCTATGGATAAAATCTACCGCAAAATGCAAGATCCAAGAATCGCTTATGATCAAGATGCAACCAACCACGATGGCGCAACCGCAGGCGCTCTGCTAAAAGCCTTCCAAATTGGAGCTCTTCCTATACACATTGACTGGATTCAACAAGGACCATGGGCTAGTCCAGATGAAAGAGGTTTTGGTGTCGCACCACTGCTCACACAACAAGGTCTTTTTGTTCATGGTGTTGCTGTGGATGTACGAAACGGTAAGCGTTTTATGAATGAAATGGCAGATCGTAAAACCAGAGCGGATGCTGAGTATGTTATCCTAAGAGAAGCACCCAAAGCCTTCCCAGTTGCGATTGGTACCTACAATACATTCGAAGAACAGATTTACGCAGCAGTTGAAAAAGGACTCCAATCTGGCGTTATGAAAAAATTTGACACCCTTGATGCTTTGGCGGCGAACTACAAAATTCCAGCTGATGCGCTCAAAGAGACCATTAAAGTTTACAATGAAACAGCGTTAGCGGGTAAAGAAGATCAGTTTAAAAAACAAACACTTAAAGACCTTAAAGCAGCACCGATTGATATGAAAGGACCTTTTTATGCGATTCGTTTGATGCCAAAACCTCACCATACCATGGGTGGTTTAAAAATTGACACCAAAGCACGTGTAATTTCAGGAAATACAGGTAAACCAATCCCCGGACTTTTCGCAGCCGGAGAGGTAACAGGTGGAACTCATGGCGCAAGCCGATTGGGTAGCTATGCTATTTCTGATTGTCTTGTCTTTGGAATGATTGCAGGAGAAACGATTTAATCATGTGTAACAAAAAAACTCTTTTTTCTATAGGAGTTTTTCTTCTTCTTAGTGCTATTTCTCTGATTGGCAGTGAGGCGACAACGCCCTCTCCTGCCAAAGAGATTCCAATCAGCGCTGAGATGAAAGAGAAGTTTCCTATCAAAGCTCATCATGCCAAACTCTCTTTGAGATGTACGGACTGTCATGAGGGGCAAGGGGATAACCCTGAAAACTTTAAAGCGATTGGGGATGAGGGATGTCTATCTTGTCATAAAACCAAACAGTATTTGGCAGAGAGACTTAAATTTATGGATGCATTACATGTCAATCCACACAACTCGATTCATGATGGTCCAAAACTCTATTGCGATGAGTGCCACTTTGAGCACCAAAAATCAGACAATATGTGTTTAAGCTGTCACAGCAATGATGTGAAACTTTGGATGAGGGAGACACCATGATGCAAAAACTTCTTTTGTTTATCAAGAGTAAACTTTTTCTCTTTGGTGCAGTGGGTGTTGTTATTGGTCTTTTCTTCTCATTAGCGATGTATGAGGGACTTCATCGAACCAGTGATGATAAATTTTGTATCGTTTGTCATGAGATGGCACCGATGGTGGCGGCCTATCACAACGACGTCCATGGAGGTGCTGGTAAAACAGGTATTAAAGTCACGTGTGTTACCTGCCACTTACCTCATGACAATGTTCTTGCATATATTGCAACCAAAGCTAGAAATGGTGTGGTTGAGGGCGCAATTCACTTTTTTGGCAATCCTGATGCGATTGATTGGCATGCCAACCGTGCTAAAAAAGAGCATTTTGTAGAAGATGGTGGTTGTATTGGATGTCATACCAACTATAAGACCAATACCAATATCAGTGCTAAAGGTTTAAAAATGCATGCGCATTACGATAGCCTTAAAGATACGGATAAAAAAATTGGATGTGCGTCATGCCACGTTGAAGTGGGACACCATGGACTTAAATCTATGTTGAACTACTACAAACCTGAGTATCCGTATTACAACGGTAAATTAGATAAGAAAAAAGAAGAAGTTGAGAAAAAACTCAATGAAACTTTGAAGTAACGGGCAAAAAGTCGCCCGTTGCCTCTTTCGTTTCACGGAAAGCAACGGGCAGGTTTACTTTACTTTGTTCACACAAAGTGAAATGAAACAAGGAAGAAATATGAAACTCGTTAAATTATCCCTTGCGGCACTCATCACACTTGGCACGATGGCAAATGCTGCAGATACGCTCGCCGATGCGTTTAAAAACGGTAAAGCCACTGGTGAATTGCGTTTTGTCTACACCGCAGGCTCAGAGAGCGACGCAGAAGTTCAAACCAATCCAGTGAATAATGTCAATGTTGGCTCAGTGGCCGCAGAACTTAAATACGTCACCGATAGTTTGTATGGCTTTAAACTAGGAATGGCATTTCAATCCGCACATGATCTAGGTTTCCATGAAAATGATAACACAAGCACGGGTGCAGCCCAAATTGCTAGTGAAGATGATGAGCGTAACTCTGTAAGCACTACCCTTCTCTCAGAAGCGTACATTCAGTATACCTACTCCAAATCAAACATTATGATTGGTCGTCAAAAAATCAAAACTCCTCTTATTATGACCAGTACTGCCTTTGCACTGGAAGACTCTTTTGATGCGGCGGTTATTACGGTCAATGAAATTCCTGATACGATGGTTAAATTGATGTACATTCAAGACTGGCAAATGCGTTATGGCAGTGATGCACGAAATACGCCAACTCAAAAAGATGACCATTTTAAAGATGGCATCTACTCTCTTTTCTTTGTCAATAAAAGCATTAAAAACTTGAAAATTGATGGGCAGTACCTTAAAACCAATGAAAATGAAATGATTTATGACGCTCCTGTTTTCATGGGAGAAGGTGGATATGATGAGTACTATTTACAAGCCGAATACAAACTGCCTATCAGTTTTCCTCTCTCGTTAGCCATGACCTATGCAGGTGCGGATTATGACACAGGTGTCAAAGCAGCTCCTGTGTCAGCCGTACCAGATGCAGGTGGCGATAATGCACGACTCTATGGCTTTAAAGTAGGCACTGAACTCTCTGGTATTAAGCTCAATGTGGCGTATACCACGATGGATGATGAAGCTAACTTCCCAGGCACACTTGGTCATGTACCAGACGCTGTTGCTTATACCGATATGCTGACCAACAATGCCATTTTTGCGGGCGTGGATGCCTACTCCATTGAAGCCATCTATGGTTTTGGAGTACCAGGTCTAAGTTCTGCACTAAAATACGCCCACTATGAGCAAAGTGATGAGGGATATTTAAACAGCGGACACGGTGCTACAAATAGAATGAACCTTGATGGTGCCGATGAGATTAATATTGACCTTAAGTATGCCTTTAGTGGCGCTCTTAAAGGTTTCTCCGCACGTCTATGGGCAGGTTATGGTATCTATGATAACCCAACAAGCGCTACTGGTGTCACATCGAGCAGTGATGATGACTTCCTTTATGGACGTTTTTACCTCAAGTATAATTTCTAATCGCCTTTTTAGGGTTTGAGTCTTTAGACTCAAGCCCTCTGTTTCTTTACATGTAAAACTTTTTGGCTTTACATGTAAAGAAATTTTAATGGGATGTGCGATGAAGATATTTATACTTGAATCTGATAAAGCCCTGCAAGAGAGCATAGACACCTGCCTCAACAACTGCCGTTTAAAAATCACCATTCGCAAAGCCTACGATAAACAAGAACTGTTTGATGAAGCCCCTCACATGGAAGAATACGCTTTGTTTGTGCTCAATCTCAAAAATCCAGCCGACCCTCGGGTGATGGATTTTATTCGAGAACATGGAGGGTATGCCCCTATTTTACTGCTATTAGAGCCAATGGAAGAACCTTTAATGCTTAAAACGCTTTATTATCTTGGCTATAACGATGTGATTATTAAACCCTTTTATGTTGAGGAGATGGTGTTTCGTATCTATAAACTCTGTGAGATTTGGAATAACGATGTCTTCTTTTTACGCAATGGTATGTATTTTGATTGCAAACAAGGTATCTTTATAAGCAACAAAGAAGATTCTATTCTTTTAGGTCGCAAAGAGTCTCTGCTTTTAAAATGTCTTTTTTTAAAATCACCGCATATAGCCACATGGGATGAGATTATCTCGTTTGTGTATCACAATGAAATTATCTCGCAAGAGCGTATTCGAGCGCTTGTCAAGCAACTCCGAGATAAACTCCCTCTTGAGTGCATTAAAACAGTGAATGGAAAAGGGTACCAACTCTTACTTCCTAACTAAAAGTTGGCTAAATTTTGCCATCCGTTATTCTTCTTTTTAAATTTGCTTTCATCTTATTTCTTACATTAAACATTATATTTAATTAGTATAATTCAGCTAGAACTTATAAAATATCACTTTAAAAAAGGAGTTAGAATGAGTCAAGAGACGATGTCCAGACGTGACGCTCTTAAGTTAGGCATGATAGGTGCGGGAGCTGCGATGCTTACTGCAAGTCAAGCAATGGCGGCAGCACCCATGGAAAAAGATGTAAAGTTTGATGAAGAGTACGATGTAATCGTTATCGGTACGGGATTTGCTGGACTTGCCGCTGCGGCTAAAGCTGCGGAGAGAGGCTACAAAGTGCTTATTTTGGAAAAAATGGGACGTGTAGGTGGAAACTCTGTTATCAACGGTGGTGGTATGGCTGTACCTATGAACAAATACCAGAAGAAACATGGTATTGAGGATTCTGGGGAAAAATTTATTGCGGATTGTTTAAAAGCAGGTTTGGGGATTAACCATGTGGAGATGTTAGAAACGATCGTGAAACGCTCCAACGATGCCTTAGAATTTGCGCTTAAATGTGGGGCAAAGTTTCAAGATGTTAAACCTGCGTGGTTTGGTGGACACTCTGTGGCACGTACTTTAGTAACAGAAAATATGAGTGGCTCAGGTATCATTCAACCCATGGTAGCTTTTGTGGAAAAACTCCCTGGATGTAAAATCATGACACGAACCAAAATGGATGATTTTGTTATGAGTAACGATGGGACGTCTGTTTTAGGTGTCACAGCACGTATTAACTACCGTTTTGATAAAAAACTTATCAGCGACGATATGGAAAACACTTCAGGTGAGAAAAAAGTTTTCCGTGCGAAAAAAGGTGTCATTTTAGCCAGTGGTGGTTTTTCCATGGATAAAGTCTATCGAAAAATGCAAGATCCAAGAATTATGGAAGATATGGATGCAACCAACCACGATGGCGCAACCGCAGGC carries:
- a CDS encoding flavocytochrome c, producing MSQETMSRRDALKFGVLGAGAAMLTASQAMAAAPMEKDVKFDEEYDVIVIGSGFAGLAAAAKAAERGLKVLILEKMGRVGGNSVINGGAFAVPMNPDQAAFGIKDSKELFINDALKAGLGINHVEMLETIFARALETFDFTVKCGAKYQTGKKPTWFGGHSVNRTIVTENMSGSAIIQPMAAFVEKLPGCKLLTRAKFDDFVMSNDGTSVLGVTARINYRFDKKLISDDMENTSGEKKVFRAKKGVILASGGFSMDKIYRKMQDPRIAYDQDATNHDGATAGALLKAFQIGALPIHIDWIQQGPWASPDERGFGVAPLLTQQGLFVHGVAVDVRNGKRFMNEMADRKTRADAEYVILREAPKAFPVAIGTYNTFEEQIYAAVEKGLQSGVMKKFDTLDALAANYKIPADALKETIKVYNETALAGKEDQFKKQTLKDLKAAPIDMKGPFYAIRLMPKPHHTMGGLKIDTKARVISGNTGKPIPGLFAAGEVTGGTHGASRLGSYAISDCLVFGMIAGETI
- a CDS encoding cytochrome c3 family protein; this encodes MCNKKTLFSIGVFLLLSAISLIGSEATTPSPAKEIPISAEMKEKFPIKAHHAKLSLRCTDCHEGQGDNPENFKAIGDEGCLSCHKTKQYLAERLKFMDALHVNPHNSIHDGPKLYCDECHFEHQKSDNMCLSCHSNDVKLWMRETP
- a CDS encoding cytochrome c3 family protein encodes the protein MMQKLLLFIKSKLFLFGAVGVVIGLFFSLAMYEGLHRTSDDKFCIVCHEMAPMVAAYHNDVHGGAGKTGIKVTCVTCHLPHDNVLAYIATKARNGVVEGAIHFFGNPDAIDWHANRAKKEHFVEDGGCIGCHTNYKTNTNISAKGLKMHAHYDSLKDTDKKIGCASCHVEVGHHGLKSMLNYYKPEYPYYNGKLDKKKEEVEKKLNETLK
- a CDS encoding OprD family outer membrane porin, producing the protein MKLVKLSLAALITLGTMANAADTLADAFKNGKATGELRFVYTAGSESDAEVQTNPVNNVNVGSVAAELKYVTDSLYGFKLGMAFQSAHDLGFHENDNTSTGAAQIASEDDERNSVSTTLLSEAYIQYTYSKSNIMIGRQKIKTPLIMTSTAFALEDSFDAAVITVNEIPDTMVKLMYIQDWQMRYGSDARNTPTQKDDHFKDGIYSLFFVNKSIKNLKIDGQYLKTNENEMIYDAPVFMGEGGYDEYYLQAEYKLPISFPLSLAMTYAGADYDTGVKAAPVSAVPDAGGDNARLYGFKVGTELSGIKLNVAYTTMDDEANFPGTLGHVPDAVAYTDMLTNNAIFAGVDAYSIEAIYGFGVPGLSSALKYAHYEQSDEGYLNSGHGATNRMNLDGADEINIDLKYAFSGALKGFSARLWAGYGIYDNPTSATGVTSSSDDDFLYGRFYLKYNF
- a CDS encoding response regulator transcription factor, yielding MKIFILESDKALQESIDTCLNNCRLKITIRKAYDKQELFDEAPHMEEYALFVLNLKNPADPRVMDFIREHGGYAPILLLLEPMEEPLMLKTLYYLGYNDVIIKPFYVEEMVFRIYKLCEIWNNDVFFLRNGMYFDCKQGIFISNKEDSILLGRKESLLLKCLFLKSPHIATWDEIISFVYHNEIISQERIRALVKQLRDKLPLECIKTVNGKGYQLLLPN
- a CDS encoding flavocytochrome c, which produces MSQETMSRRDALKLGMIGAGAAMLTASQAMAAAPMEKDVKFDEEYDVIVIGTGFAGLAAAAKAAERGYKVLILEKMGRVGGNSVINGGGMAVPMNKYQKKHGIEDSGEKFIADCLKAGLGINHVEMLETIVKRSNDALEFALKCGAKFQDVKPAWFGGHSVARTLVTENMSGSGIIQPMVAFVEKLPGCKIMTRTKMDDFVMSNDGTSVLGVTARINYRFDKKLISDDMENTSGEKKVFRAKKGVILASGGFSMDKVYRKMQDPRIMEDMDATNHDGATAGALLKAFQIGALPIHIDWIQQGPWASPDERGFGVAPLLTQQGLFNLGIAVDVRNGKRFMNEMADRKTRADAEYVILREAPKMYPVNFGTYNTFGEQIYPQVEKGLQSGVMKKFDTLDALAANYKIPADALKATVKKYNEDALAGKEDEFKKQTLKNLKAAPIDMKGPFYAIRLMPKPHHTMGGLKIDTKARVISGNTGKPILGLFAAGEVTGGTHGASRLGTVAVTDCLTFGLIAGETI